One Drosophila willistoni isolate 14030-0811.24 chromosome 2R unlocalized genomic scaffold, UCI_dwil_1.1 Seg167, whole genome shotgun sequence DNA segment encodes these proteins:
- the LOC6642264 gene encoding glycine, alanine and asparagine-rich protein isoform X2, with protein MASKRKASVLLHKETIPATPATNTDSTSSVVGVGVGSVGGGGATAGSVLGDVVSTLSGGGVGGGLGSGGSTSESEAYAGLMKDADKLKLMLLAWNYQNSTAVRNGTEGPDLSVVGGLWAQYQNALAQNAAAAAAASAKMDSSLSPVPRQDTHSPMETQDETNSSGQKEEDEVSEDDSDDKLDEKLATTHDPERLKAFNMFVRLFVDENLDRIIPISKQPKEKIQAIIDSCARQFPEFSDRSRKRIRTYLKSCRRNKKTRDGWENTTRPTPAHLTSVQAEQILAIACENESMNAKRMRIGLEPITHAVPAPGSAVAAAAAAAAAAAVAAATSSGAGGTSTTTAGNATVTCGGDAASLTSVAAAALPFVSAVGFARSTPNSEHAEGLPFGSATNVGGGSAGGGSTVVVGGSGGGGGGMSSARSSPLALSSNASVSGGASVTGLTLANGAGASNGAGLPATSPYTTDFSSPSAASPFVAAAAAAAVAAGRAPSYPSYFPGVAGLGNVTPTDLSMKPTTGVTNNNNNNGNNSMAVNINSQLSAANLATLSQANNNSALVTATQQLQQLQQQQQQQQQQQQQQQQQQQQQQQQQLQLQSTAAAGGLDNQSSRLPPILPHKLSPNEVTAARQVISAYRESAAFLLRTADQVEQLLVQQQ; from the exons GAAACCATACCAGCAACACCGGCCACAAACACCGACTCGACCAGCAGTGTGGTTGGCGTCGGCGTTGGGAGCGTTGGCGGTGGCGGCGCAACGGCAGGAAGCGTCTTAGGTGATGTTGTCAGCACTCTGAGCGGCGGAGGAGTTGGTGGTGGACTCGGCAGCGGTGGCAGTACTAGTGAATCTGAAGCCTATGCCGGTCTGATGAAGGATGCCGACAAACTGAAACTTATGCTGTTGGCCTGGAACTACCAGAACTCGACAGCGGTGCGAAACGGCACCGAGGGTCCTGACTTGAGTGTAGTGGGTGGCCTGTGGGCTCAATATCAGAACGCATTGGCTCAGAATGCGGCTGCCGCTGCGGCGGCCAGTGCCAAAATGGACAGTTCGTTGTCACCAGTGCCGAGACAGGATACTCACTCGCCGATGGAGACACAGGATGAGACTAATTCGTCTGGACAGAAGGAAGAGGATGAGGTTTCCGAAGATGACTCTGATGACAAGCTGGATGAGAAATTGGCCACCACGCACGATCCGGAGCGCCTCAAGGCCTTCAAT ATGTTTGTACGGCTCTTTGTGGACGAGAATCTGGATCGAATAATACCCATCTCAAAGCAACCGAAAGAGAAAATACAGGCAATCATTGACTCCTGTGCTCGTCAGTTTCCCGAATTTAGTGACCGTTCCCGCAAACGTATACGCACCTATTTGAAGTCCTGTAGACGCAATAAGAAGACACGCGATGGCTGGGAGAATACG ACCCGACCGACGCCAGCTCATCTCACCTCGGTGCAGGCGGAACAGATATTGGCCATTGCCTGCGAGAACGAATCAATGAATGCCAAGCGAATGCGCATCGGTCTGGAGCCCATAACCCACGCAGTTCCAGCTCCTGGCAGTGCAGTGGCCgcggcagcagctgctgcggctgctgcagCAGTTGCAGCTGCCACCAGCTCCGGAGCTGGAGGCACTAGCACTACAACGGCTGGCAATGCCACAGTGACTTGTGGTGGCGATGCAGCCAGTTTGACCAGCGTGGCAGCTGCCGCTCTGCCGTTTGTCAGTGCCGTGGGATTTGCCCGTTCCACACCCAATTCAGAGCATGCTGAAGGGCTACCCTTTGGCAGTGCCACCAATGTGGGTGGCGGCAGTGCGGGTGGAGGCAGCACAGTTGTGGTTGGAggcagcggcggcggtggAGGCGGCATGAGCTCGGCCAGAAGTTCTCCATTGGCTCTCAGCTCGAATGCCAGTGTCAGCGGTGGGGCAAGTGTAACGGGCCTGACCTTGGCCAATGGTGCTGGAGCATCGAATGGAGCCGGCTTGCCGGCCACAAGTCCATATACCACAGATTTTAGCTCACCATCGGCGGCATCACCGTttgtggcagcagcagcagcagctgccgtTGCCGCTGGCCGTGCGCCCAGTTATCCAAGCTATTTTCCAGGTGTGGCTGGACTCGGAAATG TCACGCCCACCGATCTCTCTATGAAACCAACGACTGGTGTgaccaacaataacaacaacaatggcaacaACTCCATGGCCGTTAACATCAATTCCCAGTTGAGTGCGGCCAACTTGGCTACATTGAGTCAAGCTAACAACAATAGCGCTTTGGTTACCGCCACTCAGCAACTGCAACagctgcagcaacagcaacaacagcagcaacagcagcagcagcaacaacagcagcaacaacaacagcagcaacaacaacaactgcaattgCAATCCACCGCTGCGGCTGGAGGATTGGATAATCAATCCTCCCGCTTACCCCCAATTTTGCCACACAAACTCAGTCCCAATGAGGTGACGGCAGCTCGACAGGTTATTTCCGCCTATCGGGAGAGTGCCGCCTTCTTGCTAAGGACAGCCGATCAGGTGGAACAACTGTTGGTCCAACAGCAGTAA
- the LOC6642263 gene encoding mucin-4 codes for MRVLLAMWGTLCLWMITANAQGFIPPPNAGLHNGPPFHNSNRRQLNLQQYNQQNFIQAGVELPIPHRQQVQQQQHAHHQHQQQQHRFGQFPQQQQQQQLQQPQSNQQFQRSTQNQLQTAPQFPQQPQQQQQQQLPLQQQAGGNLDLHHQNFLDLRNFAGNQQQQHQQQQQLSQRPKQYDNRLQSTAFPPQPSYQQQLQQQQAQFGFQQPQQFNSPILPQTTQKLPSQAPVPTFQTLTPQQQQQQPQFVYQQQPSNQQQQQHQQQQQQYQLTPQLGLPVPPIFGNLQSTAFPAQPSRETYQQQQPPQTQFQHQFVNAPAPSTAQSADQEYKQKLIQKHEQFVAKQYEKSQHKVRQQHEDFLIKQHQIKTHVLPTIITQHNGGNYNPNQYVRGRPVAHPTEYNQFSNALQQYYKEHPTTTTTTTTTTTTEATTTPKKNIYAQVKSELSKYPSQKSSQKKPVKTFARDDLLKQLKAALSENPQQPLTGNKTYDEMDLVLPNGQRVQVIRTTDPNLVQGQKAYSQEQLQTLLAQQALGGEAKLSLSDIAPTKSKDLELPGGGKVQILRSPDPQESDTLPTGSLPGGVDLSSLAALYGGGAGDIQGVTNGANSIASSAVITSDSDEPPSLEELAKRGLIPDGYEIEGLSSKPKATPAPAALPPKKKATYVYLEEQSDGSFKIQGVKANGEKETKQTGAEVESILERIRSGEIKLPPSVSRLSLPNDEVVEIKSGKIIQTTKAPTTSTTTTTTTTPAPFVSRGTPSNHRQYHPSRTSTTTTTTTTTPSPSTYYSSVYASSTPSAAAASLVRTTPAPIYNSSPVTSSSYLTGPSTHLPVVTERLSDLSQSTDLLPPVPQYADALVQETENTENTEKAAHVSPGAPSSILSNPSEDLLQILKSNGLFAMAKYLRQSGLDSILNETGPYTIFVPTDKAFKNLLVQLGGPERAEEKFQSNPRLLSGLLLHHVIPGSFEIATLQDEMTGVSLAGTQLRVNQYNMHDQEWNDVTLTTINGAMVVLNKKDIKIPQGVAHAVDRVMFPLPVGDLLQTLQSDREGRFSNFLKILYTSGLSEKLQSKGVKTYTVFAPVDKSFSDVDSDTLEKLYNDKEAAEQFAMKHIVPGALFSAGMRFYQVKDSLYTGKTVILQKTSAGKIKVNDAQMVTSNIPATNGVIHALDGILA; via the exons CCGCCCTTTCACAATTCGAATCGCCGTCAACTGAATCTGCAACAATACAATCAACAGAACTTTATTCAGGCTGGTGTTGAATTGCCCATTCCCCATCGTCAGCAggtacagcaacaacagcatgctcatcatcaacatcagcagcagcaacatcgtTTTGGCCAGTtcccacagcagcagcagcagcagcagttacAGCAACCCCAAAGCAATCAGCAATTTCAGCGTTCTACGCAAAATCAATTGCAAACAGCTCCTCAGTTTCCACaacagccgcagcagcaacagcagcaacaactgccACTACAACAACAGGCCGGCGGCAATCTAGATCTTCATCATCAAAACTTCTTGGATTTACGTAACTTTGCCGGtaaccaacaacagcaacatcagcagcagcagcaattatCTCAGCGACCAAAACAATATG ATAACCGCCTGCAATCAACTGCTTTTCCACCACAACCCTCTTATCAGCAACAACTTCAGCAGCAACAAGCTCAGTTCGGCTTCCAGCAACCACAGCAATTCAATTCGCCTATTCTCCCCCAGACTACTCAGAAATTGCCCAGTCAGGCTCCAGTGCCAACATTCCAGACTCTGAccccacagcagcagcaacaacagcctCAATTTGTCTACCAACAACAGCCAAGcaatcagcaacagcagcagcaccagcagcagcagcaacaatatcaACTTACACCCCAATTGGGACTACCTGTGCCCCCAATTTTTGGCAACCTTCAGTCCACAGCTTTCCCAGCTCAACCGTCGAGAGAGACttaccagcaacagcagccaccCCAAACCCAATTCCAGCATCAGTTTGTGAATGCTCCAGCTCCATCAACTGCCCAATCTGCCGATCAGGAATATAAACAGAAACTCATTCAGAAGCATGAACAATTTGTGGCTAAGCAGTATGAGAAATCCCAGCACAAAGTGCGTCAGCAACATGAAGATTTTCTCATTAAACAGCATCAGATAAAGACTCATGTCCTTCCTACCATAATCACACAACATAATGGAGGCAACTACAATCCTAATCAGTATGTCAGGGGACGTCCTGTGGCCCATCCAACCGAATATAATCAGTTCAGTAATGCTTTGCAGCAATATTACAAAGAACATCccacaacgacgacgacaactaCTACGACAACAACCACTGAGGCTACTACAACACCCAAAAAGAATATCTATGCCCAAGTCAAGTCGGAACTGAGCAAATACCCAAGCCAAAAATCATCTCAGAAGAAACCTGTCAAGACCTTTGCCCGCGATGATCTGTTGAAGCAACTAAAAGCTGCCCTATCTGAGAATCCGCAGCAGCCGCTTACGGGCAATAAGACCTACGATGAAATGGATTTAGTTCTACCCAATGGCCAGAGAGTGCAAGTTATTCGTACCACAGATCCCAACTTGGTTCAAGGACAAAAGGCCTATTCCCAAGAGCAATTGCAAACACTTCTAGCCCAACAAGCTTTGGGTGGTGAGGCCAAGTTGAGCCTTAGCGACATTGCTCCCACTAAGAGCAAGGACTTGGAGCTGCCCGGCGGAGGCAAGGTACAAATTCTACGTTCTCCAGATCCACAAGAGTCCGATACACTGCCAACTGGATCATTGCCCGGCGGAGTGGACTTGTCCAGCCTGGCGGCTCTTTATGGCGGTGGAGCTGGCGATATTCAAGGTGTCACCAATGGAGCCAACAGCATTGCCAGTTCGGCAGTTATTACCTCTGACTCAGATGAACCACCTAGCTTGGAGGAGTTGGCCAAACGTGGTCTCATTCCCGATGGCTATGAGATTGAGGGTTTGAGTTCTAAGCCAAAGGCCACACCTGCTCCTGCTGCTCTGCCGCCCAAGAAAAAGGCCACCTATGTGTATTTGGAAGAACAGTCTGATGGCAGTTTCAAGATCCAAGGTGTCAAGGCTAATGGTGAAAAGGAGACTAAACAAACTGGAGCCGAGGTAGAGAGTATTCTGGAGAGGATACGCAGTGGTGAAATTAAATTGCCTCCATCAGTGTCCCGCCTCTCGCTGCCCAATGATGAAGTGGTGGAAATAAAGAGCGGCAAGATCATTCAAACGACTAAGGCGCCAACAACAAGCactacaacgacaacaacaactacaccAGCTCCGTTCGTTTCGCGCGGTACTCCCAGCAATCATCGTCAATATCATCCATCGAGAACATCAACCACCAcgaccacaacaacaacaactcccTCACCTTCAACCTACTATAGCTCTGTGTATGCGAGTAGCACGCCCAGCGCTGCAGCTGCCAGTCTGGTGAGAACCACACCGGCTCCCATTTACAATTCATCACCAGTGACATCATCTTCTTACCTAACTGGGCCATCGACTCATCTGCCAGTGGTTACCGAACGCCTCTCCGATCTTAGCCAGTCAACGGATCTTCTGCCCCCTGTACCACAATACGCTGATGCTCTTGTCCAAGAGACAGAGAACACGGAGAACACAGAGAAGGCTGCCCACGTTAGTCCCGGAGCTCCCAGTTCCATTCTATCCAATCCAAGTGAAGATCTATTGCAAATTCTTAAATCCAACGGTCTCTTTGCCATGGCCAAATATCTGCGCCAATCGGGGTTAGACAGCATACTCAACGAAACGGGACCCTATACCATTTTTGTGCCCACCGACAAGGCCTTCAAGAACCTTTTAGTCCAGCTCGGAGGACCTGAACGTGCCGAAGAGAAATTCCAATCGAATCCAAGACTGCTTAGTGGG CTACTACTCCATCACGTTATTCCTGGATCCTTTGAGATAGCCACTTTGCAGGACGAGATGACGGGTGTATCTTTGGCTGGCACACAACTGCGTGTTAATCAATATAATATGCACGATCAGGAATGGAACGATGTGACT TTGACCACGATTAACGGCGCAATGGTTGTGCTGAACAAAAAGGACATTAAAATTCCTCAGGGTGTGGCCCATGCTGTGGATCGTGTAATGTTCCCACTACCTGTGGGTGATCTTCTCCAGACTCTGCAATCCGATCGTGAGGGACGTTTCAGCAATTTCCTGAAGATCCTTTATACATCTGGCCTGTCCGAGAAACTTCAGAGCAAGG GTGTTAAAACCTACACTGTCTTTGCACCCGTCGATAAGAGTTTCAGCGATGTGGACTCGGATACCCTCGAGAAACTGTACAATGACAAAGAGGCTGCCGAACAGTTTGCCATGAAACACATTGTTCCAGGAGCTCTATTCTCAGCTGGCATGCGTTTCTATCAGGTCAAGGATTCCCTGTACACGGGCAAAACTGTCATCTTACAAAAGACCTCTGCTGGCAAAATCAAAGTGAATGATGCCCAAATGGTCACATCGAATATCCCAGCCACTAATGGAGTGATTCATGCTCTGGATGGCATCCTGGCGTGA
- the LOC124460319 gene encoding uncharacterized protein LOC124460319, with the protein MQQFLVIFMLVAMSAGLPQYGYGGLYHPNVQYQGYGGPFGWMPGFYGRSGYQGVPFPNNVASVQGGEVVANKISPGGFIAHAINNDAVNSSGVSSSWSYFPGALGQSNTVPTDPKTVTNDNLNQPPNVNSESKKQDTLPINSEVEQSPPASTKLTANEIKAAKESMLAYRENAAILLRQADQIEKILQQQ; encoded by the exons ATGCagcaatttttagttattttcaTGCTGGTGGCTATGTCCGCTGGTCTACCTCAATACGGTTATGGTGGTCTATATCATCCAAATGTGCAATATCAAGGTTATGGTGGACCTTTTGGTTGGATGCCTGGATTCTATGGAAGATCTGGTTATCAAGGTGTACCTTTTCCTAACAATGTGGCCAGTGTGCAAGGTGGTGAAGTAGTCGCAAATAAAATTTCTCCAGGCGGTTTCATAGCGCATGCAATTAACAATGATGCTGTGAATTCTTCCGGAGTGTCTTCGAGCTGGAGCTACTTTCCTGGTGCATTGGGACAAAGTAATA CTGTGCCAACCGATCCTAAAACTGTGACAAACGACAACTTAAATCAACCTCCCAATGTTAATAGTGAATCAAAAAAACAAGACACTCTCCCAATCAATTCTGAAGTAGAACAATCTCCACCAGCATCAACTAAACTCACTGccaatgaaataaaagcagcTAAGGAATCGATGTTGGCCTATAGGGAAAATGCTGCCATATTACTTCGTCAAGCTGATCAAATCgaaaaaattttacaacagcaataa